Genomic DNA from Leptospira broomii serovar Hurstbridge str. 5399:
CGGGCGCTAACGCCAACATCATCAATCCCATGATACTCTTTCCGTTAACTTCAACGCCTTCTTTAGAAACCAAAACTTCGCAGGGAAATTTTGACGCACAATTTACGAAGACGGAGGCAGGGCGCGCATGCATGCCCGTGCTATTTTCATTAATTTTGAGGTGGATTTCTCTCAACTTTACCTTGCTGCAAATAAATATTTAATTTTTGACTGAATTCCGCCGCCGCATTTTTGCCTAATTTTTTTAGTCGCTGATTCATTGCGGCGGTCTCTACGATAATCGGAATATTCCGGCCTGGACGAACCGGTAGTTTGATCAAAGGAATTAAAACCCCTAGAACTTCCTCGGTGCG
This window encodes:
- a CDS encoding HPr family phosphocarrier protein; this encodes MREIHLKINENSTGMHARPASVFVNCASKFPCEVLVSKEGVEVNGKSIMGLMMLALAPGQEFSIKATGEKEGEAIDALARLVADDFAI